From Serinus canaria isolate serCan28SL12 chromosome 26, serCan2020, whole genome shotgun sequence, one genomic window encodes:
- the CR1 gene encoding complement receptor type 1 encodes MVPTFTLCLLGSSALLLSTMPGAQAAWCPFPRVPHGRVSPRHYSYQTWDTVSVTCNPGYTLRGPGRSTCGAASRWDPPLPECKKEVTCPRPPSIANGLHTGLSSGSFSRGVTVSYSCREGFQLLGNESITCTDSGRWSRTLPRCEAIGCQVPEVQNGKVHNVQSTYRAGDTLHFDCHPGHAAEGSDEARCQPGGIWDPPLLVCHRVRPCPMPPEVANGNHNGRDTEGFTMGMSVQYTCDPGYYLVGNAAVTCRASGNWSQPRPRCEEVTCPRPPSIANGLHTGLSSGSFSRGVTVSYSCREGFELLGNESITCTDSGRWSRTLPRCEAIGCQVPEVQNGKIHNVQSTYRAGDTLHFDCHPGHAAEGSDEARCQPGGIWDPPLLVCHRVRPCPMPPEVANGNHNGREEAFFTAGMSVRYTCNAGYYLVGNAAVTCRASGNWSQPRPRCEGTVCINPIVANGRQVGGHGLLSAPGQTVTFQCHDGYSLQGSASLSCQEDGSWQPPAPVCDRALPYHNSFSRSPGACGAPTRLQFAELNEEHRHAIDFPVGKTVQYTCLPGYAQVPGVSPTLTCLERGVWSQALEFCKRKQCSHPGEPVNGKIISLTNLQLGSTVVYSCEEGHRLIGQPSRRCEVSGGRVAWTGHTPLCQRIPCEPPPEIPNGQHSGRLLSEFLYGTAVTYSCQRGFPLHGQPSIHCTTRDGHNGVWSEPLPACGEASCPVPQIQHGRILAARSAYSHRDTVTFQCDPGYAIRGHREIQCQPNNTWEPPVPVCEQGKAPARLGFAELKEPYRNQTVFPEGSRVEFVCQPGYSQILGVSAASTCLRNQTWSAVLEFCKRKECPSPGNPENGRAVVLTDLLLGSKINYTCDKGYKLVGSSQRICEVSGTHVSWSGDPPVCQRVTCAAPPAIPQGTHSGGSRDTFSLGDVVTYTCALGLVPDGDPSLSCTSEDGERGTWSGTVPRCQEVRCPAPPSIANGQHSASPGARHSPGSKVLYTCAQGYALQGNASIRCTARGTWSRPQPRCRAIGCTRPEIENGKVSGSETTYNLEDTVIFECNFGYALKGSQESQCQFGGKWHPPVPTCEKLPPCPSPPIIRNGQHDSKEVTEFVPGMAVKYHCDPGYVLAGKSSVSCLPSGVWSIPYPRCEVITCSSPSIKDGEVAEGRRAVYHPGDNVTFQCHPGFVLRGSRGAKCQPDSRWVPAVPTCQPARPCPPPPVIAHATLSAEPGTNFTSGTSVIYSCQPGFSLLGDPSVLCTAWGNWSLPYPRCAAGCGTPTPLLFAELSEEYENQTEFPVGMTVNYTCRPGYVEQPQISPTITCLENLTWSEAQEFCKMLQCPSPPSIAKGTHDSQDLEVFPTGMVVNYSCEPGYSLQGQASIYCTDSGNWSLPLPQCAGGCGAPPNLTFAELTRQYRNQLEFAVGDTVSYSCRPGHSRRPGVPQTLTCLPNHTWSEALEFCKRKQCRHPEPPRNGRVVVLTDLLFGSAVSHTCDQGYRLVGQSHRRCEILGRDVAWTGLPPICQRVVCPAPQVQNGRVAVPKPRYTYGDSVTFKCRRGFTLRGHPSSQCQGDRRWHPAVPVCEQDGVSERYHHPDPTTKPVLHCSKPADITHGSFRGPAKAVFTVGTSVNYICEPGFSLLGTASIYCTASGAWSHPPPVCQAVTCLQPPNITHGRLKGNTSATFPSGAAVSYSCDPGYSLVGNAFINCTGSGSWSQPLPQCREIRCEFPDVQGVKKAIKGSTYRSGTNITLECDDGYVLEGIRHTQCQEDFSWDPPVPACKLMSPKPRSVGLGVAAAAVLLLLGAGVVWKIISKQKEGYYRTYESYNYRTPLNPDTEHKVITTQQLCRETARTAALGVTPARRARSGEHQRFPAEQRPEPSPRCRPGAEGSWRAGGRGHGGAALRAGRAGRAAHAHPGPRCVSGGAGRERSGRSRGPAAGMARLSVLPVLLPPVLVLWQLGGARAEGTCPKPERLQNAELSESSKDIQDFPPGTKISFICRPGYVRLPGKPLTWTCGADLQWSSKEVFCTPRKCRYPGPLENGYFDATDLSFGSKLTFRCNEGYRLLGKEEISCDIQNEDVGWSGALPYCEIIPCEPPPKIANGEYQERASYVYQSSVTYSCLDVPKGSDPFSLVGPATIHCTSDAHSNGVWSGPPPECRVVKCEDPRVENGRKKSGFGFPYRYKDSVVFECNQGYYMVGAEVITCDENNTWDPPKPTCEKITADVCPAPKIPNGVLVPGKPAYSKGESVQIRCNAGCSFPDGSAEVTVTCQEQSSWGALQPCACESEGSGSTPVISYGRVIGGQKPSYFVGDFITIECYTGYTLQGEARIQYIGNNQWVPAVPTCQLSGYIIAIICVIVVVVAFLAAFWIYKKFFSQNGSYTVDERCKEICIFKANVPDEMEETAQMN; translated from the exons aggtGACATGTCCTCGGCCACCGAGCATCGCCAACGGGCTGCACACCGGGCTCTCCTCGGGCAGCTTTTCCCGGGGGGTGACCGTGTCctacagctgcagggagggctttCAGCTGCTCGGCAATGAATCCATCACCTGCACGGACTCCGGGCGCTGGAGCCGGACCCTGCCCCGCTGTGAAG CGATCGGCTGTCAGGTGCCCGAGGTGCAGAACGGGAAGGTCCACAACGTGCAGAGCACCTACAGAGCTGGAGACACTCTGCACTTTGACTGTCACCCTGGCCATGCAGCCGAGGGCTCCGATGAGGCTCGGTGCCAGCCCGGGGGCATCTGGGACCCGCCGCTGCTCGTGTGCCATAGGG TCCGGCCGTGCCCGATGCCTCCGGAGGTCGCCAATGGAAATCACAACGGCCGGGACACAGAGGGATTCACCATGGGAATGTCTGTACAGTACACCTGCGATCCTGGCTATTACCTGGTTGGAAACGCCGCTGTGACCTGCCGAGCATCGGGGAACTGGAGCCAGCCCCGCCCTCGCTGCGAAG aggTGACATGTCCTCGGCCACCGAGCATCGCCAACGGGCTGCACACCGGGCTCTCCTCGGGCAGCTTTTCCCGGGGGGTGACCGTGTCctacagctgcagagagggcTTTGAGCTGCTCGGCAATGAATCCATCACCTGCACGGACTCCGGGCGCTGGAGCCGGACCCTGCCCCGCTGTGAAG CTATCGGCTGTCAGGTGCCCGAGGTGCAGAACGGGAAGATCCACAACGTGCAGAGCACCTACAGAGCTGGAGACACTCTGCACTTTGACTGTCACCCTGGCCATGCAGCCGAGGGCTCCGATGAGGCTCGGTGCCAGCCCGGGGGCATCTGGGACCCGCCGCTGCTCGTGTGCCATAGGG TCCGGCCGTGCCCGATGCCTCCGGAGGTCGCCAATGGAAATCACAATGGCCGGGAAGAAGCGTTTTTTACGGCTGGAATGTCTGTACGGTACACCTGCAATGCTGGCTATTACCTGGTTGGAAACGCCGCTGTGACCTGCCGAGCATCGGGGAACTGGAGCCAGCCCCGCCCTCGCTGCGAAG GGACTGTCTGCATCAACCCCATCGTAGCCAACGGAAGGCAAGTTGGTGGCCACGGGCTTCTCTCTGCACCCGGGCAAACGGTGACATTTCAGTGCCACGATGGTTacagcctgcagggcagtgccagcctgtcctgccaggaggatggcagctggcagccccctgctcctgtgtgtgaCAGAGCACTGCCCTACCACAACTCCTTCAGCAGGTCTCCAG GTGCTTGTGGTGCTCCCACAAGGTTACAGTTTGCTGAGCTAAACGAGGAGCATAGACATGCCATTGATTTTCCTGTTGGGAAGACTGTGCAATACACTTGCCTCCCTGGATATGCTCAAGTGCCAGGAGTGTCACCTACCCTGACATGCCTTGAGAGAGGAGTGTGGTCACAAGCCCTAGAGTTCTGTAAAA ggAAACAGTGCAGTCACCCAGGTGAGCCTGTGAATGGCAAGATTATTTCCCTGACAAATCTCCAGCTCGGGTCTACAGTGGTTTACAGCTGTGAGGAAGG GCACAGGTTAATTGGACAGCCCAGCAGACGCTGTGAGGTCTCTGGGGGACGCGTTGCATGGACTGGCCACACTCCCCTCTGTCAGC gcatCCCTTGCGAGCCACCCCCGGAGATCCCCAACGGGCAGCACTCGGGCCGGCTGCTGAGCGAGTTCCTCTACGGCACGGCCGTGACCTACAGCTGCCAGCGCGGCTTCCCCCTGCACGGGCAGCCCTCCATCCACTGCACCACCCGCGACGGCCACAACGGCGTCTGGAGCGAGCCCCTGCCGGCCTGCGGag agGCGAGCTGTCCTGTCCCACAGATCCAGCACGGGAGGATCCTGGCTGCCAGGTCTGCCTACTCACACAGGGACACCGTGACCTTCCAGTGTGACCCAGGCTATGCCATTCGTGGCCACAGAGAGATCCAGTGCCAGCCAAACAACACCTGGGAGCCGCCTGTGCCCGTCTGCGAGCAGGGCAA agcccctgccaggctgggctttgccGAGCTGAAGGAGCCCTACAGGAACCAGACGGTGTTTCCCGAGGGGAGCAGGGTGGAATTCGTGTGCCAGCCTGGCTACAGCCAGATCCTGGGGGTGTCAGCAGCCAGCACCTGCCTCAGGAACCAGACGtggtctgcagtgctggagttCTGTAAAA GGAAGGagtgccccagcccagggaaccCAGAGAATGGCAGAGCTGTTGTCCTGACAGATCTCCTCCTCGGGTCCAAAATTAATTACACTTGTGACAAAGG GTACAAGCTGGTGGGAAGCTCCCAGAGAATTTGTGAGGTCTCTGGCACACATGTCTCATGGAGTGGGGATCCTCCTGTCTGCCAGC GTGTCACCTGCGCTGCCCCTCCGGCCATCCCCCAGGGGACACACAGCGggggctccagggacaccttctcCCTGGGGGACGTGGTCACCTACACCTGCGCCTTGGGGCTGGTCCCAGATGGAGACCCCTCCCTGTCCTGCACCTCTGAGGATGGGGAGCGTGGCACGTGGAGTGGGACGGTGCCACGGTGCCAAG AGGTGAGGTGCCCTGCCCCGCCGAGCATTGCCAACGGGCAGCACAGTGCCAGCCCCGGGGCCAGGCACAGCCCGGGCTCCAAGGTGCTCTACACCTGCGCCCAGGGCTACGCCCTGCAGGGCAACGCCTCCATCCGCTGCACCGCCAGGGGAACCTGGAgccggccccagccccgctgccgaG CAATTGGCTGCACCAGGCCGGAGATCGAGAATGGAAAAGTGTCTGGGTCAGAGACCACCTACAACCTGGAGGACACTGTCATCTTTGAGTGCAACTTTGGTTATGCCTTGAAGGGCTCTCAAGAGTCCCAGTGCCAGTTTGGGGGCAAGTGGcaccctcctgtccccacctgtGAGAAGT TGCCACCGTGTCCTTCGCCTCCAATTATCAGAAATGGCCAGCACGACAGCAAGGAGGTGACAGAGTTTGTCCCTGGCATGGCAGTGAAGTACCACTGTGACCCAGGCTATGTCCTCGCTGGGAAAAGCTCGGTTTCCTGTTTGCCATCGGGAGTCTGGAGCATCCCTTACCCCCGGTGTGAAG tgatcacctgcagcagccccagcatcaAGGACGGGGAGGTGGCTGAGGGCCGGAGGGCTGTGTACCACCCTGGGGACAACGTCACCTTCCAGTGCCACCCAGGCTTCGTGCTGAGGGGCAGCCGTGGGGCCAAGTGCCAGCCCGACAGCCGCTGGGTGCCCGCTGTGCCCACCTGCCAGCCAG cgCGGCCCTGCCCTCCGCCCCCCGTCATCGCCCACGCCACGCTCAGCGCCGAGCCGGGGACCAACTTCACCAGTGGCACCTCCGTGATCtacagctgccagcctggcttcTCCCTGCTCGGGGACCCCTCCGTGCTCTGCACGGCCTGGGGCAACTGGAGCCTTCCCTACCCACGCTGTGCAG CTGGTTGTGGCACACCAACACCGTTGCTATTTGCTGAGTTAAGTGAGGAATATGAAAATCAGACTGAGTTTCCTGTTGGGATGACTGTGAACTACACTTGTCGGCCTGGATACGTGGAACAGCCACAGATATCACCAACTATCACATGTCTTGAAAATCTAACGTGGTCTGAAGCCCAGGAGTTTTGCAAAA TGCTGCAGTGCCCTTCACCTCCCAGTATTGCCAAAGGAACCCACGACAGTCAGGACCTGGAGGTTTTTCCCACTGGGATGGTTGTGAACTACAGCTGTGagcctggctacagcctccAGGGACAGGCATCCATCTACTGCACCGACTCTGGCAACTGGagcctccctctccctcagTGTGCAG GTGGCTGTGGTGCACCTCCAAACCTCACCTTTGCTGAGCTAACCAGGCAATACAGAAATCAGCTGGAATTTGCTGTTGGGGACACTGTGAGCTACAGCTGCCGGCCGGGACACTCGAGACGCCCTGGAGTGCCCCAAACTCTGACTTGCCTCCCAAACCACACGTGGTCTGAAGCCCTAGAGTTCTGTAAAA GGAAGCAATGTAGACACCCAGAACCCCCCAGGAATGGCAGAGTTGTTGTTCTGACTGATCTCCTTTTTGGGTCAGCCGTGAGCCACACGTGTGACCAAGG GTACAGACTGGTTGGACAGTCCCACAGGAGATGTGAGATTTTGGGACGAGATGTTGCCTGGACTGGTCTGCCTCCCATCTGTCAGA GGGTggtgtgcccagccccacaggtgCAGAATGGGAGGGTGGCTGTCCCCAAGCCCCGCTACACCTACGGGGACTCTGTCACCTTCAAGTGCCGCAGAGGCTTCACCCTGCGAGGCCACCCCTCCTCCCAGTGCCAAGGTGACAGGAGGtggcacccagctgtgcctgtcTGTGAGCAGG ATGGAGTGTCAGAACGTTATCACCACCCTGACCCCACAACAAAGCCAG TGCTGCACTGCTCCAAGCCTGCAGATATCACCCACGGGTCTTTCCGTGGTCCAGCAAAAGCAGTTTTTACTGTGGGAACATCTGTAAACTACATCTGTGAGCCTGGCTTCtccctcctggggacagcatCCATTTATTGCACAGCATCTGGAGCCTGGAGCCATCCCCCTCCCGTCTGTCAAG CTGTGACGTGTCTGCAGCCTCCAAACATCACCCACGGGAGGCTGAAAGGCAACACCTCTGCCACCTTTCCCTCCGGAGCCGCTGTATCCTACAGCTGCGATCCCGGTTACTCACTGGTTGGGAATGCTTTCATCAACTGCACGGGGTCGGGATCCTGGAGCCAGCCCCTCCCGCAGTGCAGAG AGATCAGATGTGAATTCCCGGATGTCCAAGGTGTTAAAAAAGCCATTAAAGGAAGTACTTATCGCTCTGGCACTAACATCACTCTTGAATGTGACGATGGTTACGTGCTGGAAGGCATCAGGCACACCCAGTGCCAAGAGGATTTCAGCTGGGACCCTCCCGTGCCAGCCTGTAAACTGA tgtCCCCCAAGCCCCGGTCAGTAGGCCTAG gagtggcagctgcagcagttctgctgctcctcGGAGCAGGTGTtgtctggaaaataatttccaagcagaaggaagg CTATTATCGTACGTATGAAAGCTATAATTACAGAACCCCCCTGAACCCAGACACTGAACACAAAG TCATCacaacacagcagctgtgccgGGAAACCGCCCgaacagcagccctgggtgtaACACCGGCACGGAGAGCTCGGTCCGGGGAACACCAGCGATTCCCGGCCGAACAGCGGCCAGAGCCGTCCCCACGGTGCCGCCCCGGCGCTGAGGGCTCctggcgggcgggcgggcgcggccATGGCGGCGCCGCGCTGAgggcgggccgggcggggcgggccgcGCATGCGCACCCGGGGCCGCGCTGCGTCTCCGGCGGCGCCGGGAGGGAGCGGAGCGGCCGCAGCCGCGGCCCCGCTGCGGGCATGGCACGGCTCTCGGTGCTGCCGGTGCTGCTGCCGCCCGTGCTGGTGCTGTGGCAGCTCGGCGGAGCCCGGGCTGAAG gcacGTGTCCCAAGCCAGAGCGGCTGCAGAATGCAGAGCTCAGCGAGAGCTCCAAGGATATCCAGGATTTTCCACCTGGGACCAAAATCTCCTTCATCTGCCGGCCTGGATACGTGAGGCTCCCAGGGAAGCCACTGACCTGGACGTGTGGTGCTGACTTGCAGTGGTCATCCAAAGAGGTGTTCTGTACAC caAGAAAATGTCGTTACCCAGGACCCTTGGAAAATGGTTATTTTGATGCAACAGATCTTTCATTTGGTTCAAAATTGACATTTCGTTGTAATGAAGG ATACAGATTACTGGGTAAGGAAGAGATTTCCTGTGATATCCAGAATGAAGATGTTGGCTGGAGTGGAGCTCTGCCTTACTGTGAAA TAATTCCTTGTGAGCCACCTCCCAAAATAGCCAACGGGGAGTACCAGGAGAGAGCCAGCTACGTGTACCAGAGCTCAGTGACCTACAGCTGCCTGGATGTCCCCAAGGGCAGTGACCCCTTCTCCCTCGTTGGCCCAGCCACCATTCACTGCACATCTGATGCACACTCAAACGGAGTTTGGAGTGGGCCACCTCCAGAATGTCGAG tgGTGAAATGTGAAGATCCCAGAGttgaaaatgggagaaaaaagtcTGGATTTGGATTTCCCTACAGATACAAGGACTCAGTTGTGTTTGAGTGTAATCAAGGCTATTACATGGTTGGAGCAGAGGTAATTACCTGTGATGAAAATAATACCTGGGATCCTCCAAAACCAACCTGTGAGAAAA TTACTGCAGATGTGTGTCCTGCCCCGAAGATCCCCAACGGGGTCCTGGTTCCAGGCAAGCCTGCCTACAGCAAAGGAGAGTCTGTGCAGATCAGGTGCAAtgctggctgctccttccctgatGGCTCTGCAGAGGTGACAGTGACCTGTCAAGAACAGAGTTCCTGGGGTGCTTTACAGCCCTGTGCCT gtgAGTCTGAAGGTTCTGGTTCCACACCAGTCATAAGCTATGGGAGAGTGATAGGTGGACAAAAACCTTCCTACTTTGTGGGGGATTTCATTACCATTGAATGTTACACGGGCTACACCTTGCAAGGGGAGGCTCGGATTCAGTACATTGGAAACAACCAGTGGGTGCCTGCAGTGCCAACCTGCCAGCTCA GTGGATATATTATAGCCATCATCTGTG TGATTGTGGTAGTTGTGGCGTTCCTGGCAGCCTTCTGGATCTACAAGAAATTCTTCTCACAGAATGG